A DNA window from Setaria viridis chromosome 2, Setaria_viridis_v4.0, whole genome shotgun sequence contains the following coding sequences:
- the LOC117843891 gene encoding uncharacterized protein, whose translation MARGVTGDAGGSSAAAAAAEQGRGAAAPAPVPTWQRVRRAGQGAVAHALLLCFTALLALKLDGVVSLSWWVLFIPLWLFHAVAARCRFSLPAPSAPESCQQVPCHSIVATPLLVAFELLLCVYLESLSGHGDPFIDLKLVFLPLLALEIITLVDNFRMCGALMPGHGETITDEAIWERLPYFWVAISMVFLLAATSLMLLKLCGGAVTLGWWDLFINFGISQGFAFMVCTRWSNPMDIGGPVLIIPIIVFQVLLCMRLEGTPSNAHFIPMRAIFLPIILLQVAALSFAIWRFFDRLLTKLQDGIISQGHISVSSKVNELFMMIQYGSRLLHWWSIDEDSREEQAHLCYANNIGYSTFCSYPPEVVKEMPKKVLVKEVERLQLALEEQTEMANHSQQQCDRLKNERILCRICFERDICIVLLPCRHHVLCEPCSNKCQSCPICRLIIESRLSVNDAVLSANPLCDAV comes from the exons ATGGCACGGGGAGTAACGGGCGACGCCGGgggaagcagcgccgccgccgccgcggccgagcaggggaggggggccgccgcgccggctccGGTTCCGACGTGGCAGCGGGTGCGGAGGGCCGGGCAGGGGGCGGTGGCGCACGCGCTGCTGCTCTGCTTCACCGCGCTCCTCGCGCTCAAGCTCGACGGCGTCGTCTCGCTGTCCTGGTG GGTGCTTTTCATCCCTCTATGGTTGTTCCATGCTGTTGCTGCTCGATGTCGATTCTCGCTACCTGCTCCATCAGCACCTGAAAGTTGTCAA CAGGTGCCATGCCATTCCATTGTCGCCACACCCTTGCTAGTTGCTTTTGAGCTGCTTCTCTGTGTTTACCTGGAAAGCCTCAGTG GTCATGGGGATCCTTTCATAGATTTAAAGCTTGTCTTCCTTCCACTCTTGGCTTTGGAAATCATTACACTGGTTGACAACTTCAG GATGTGTGGTGCTCTAATGCCTGGGCATGGAGAAACTATAACCGACGAAGCAATTTGGGAGAGGCTTCCT TACTTCTGGGTTGCAATTTCCATGGTATTTCTACTAGCGGCTACTTCACTCATGCTTCTGAAGTTATGTG GTGGTGCAGTTACCCTGGGGTGGTGGGATTTATTCATTAATTTTGG GATTTCCCAGGGCTTTGCTTTTATGGTATGCACAAGATGGTCAAATCCAATG GACATTGGTGGCCCTGTATTGATAATTCCTATAATAGTTTTCCAAGTTCTTCTTTGTATGCGCTTAGAG GGCACCCCATCTAATGCACATTTTATCCCAATGCGAGCTATTTTTCTGCCCATAATTTTGCTGCAAGTTGCTGCTCTATCTTTTGCTATTTGGAGATTCTTCGACAGGCTTCTTACTAAACTTCAAGATGGAATTATCAGTCAAGGACATATTTCTGTGTCTTCGAAAGTTAATGAGCTGTTTATGATGATACAATATGGTTCAAG GCTCCTTCACTGGTGGTCTATTGATGAAGATAGCAGAGAGGAACAGGCTCACTTATGCTATGCAAATAACATTGG CTATAGTACCTTTTGCAGTTATCCACCAGAGGTGGTAAAAGAGATGCCAAAGAAAGTTCTTGTCAAAGAG GTAGAGAGACTTCAACTAGCCTTGGAAGAGCAAACTGAAATGGCAAATCATAGCCAACAGCAGTGTGATAGGCTAAAAAAT GAACGGATCTTGTGCCGAATTTGCTTTGAAAGAGACATCTGCATTGTTCTGCTTCCCTGCCGCCATCATGTTCTATGCGA GCCCTGCTCTAACAAGTGCCAGTCATGCCCAATTTGCCGATTGATCATTGAGAGCAGGTTATCTGTTAATGATGCAGTATTGTCAGCCAATCCATTATGTGATGCAGTTTAG